A single region of the Strigops habroptila isolate Jane chromosome 3, bStrHab1.2.pri, whole genome shotgun sequence genome encodes:
- the LOC115605645 gene encoding sulfotransferase 6B1-like — MSNPSEAELIHMFKGIPFTTRSSPELLKSLDTFDAREDDVLLVSYPKSGTHWLAGVITKLYNTQVTLTSPIEFGDISKLEELNKLSSKRIIPTHLDYNMLPPNFKNKKCKMIYISRNPKDTAVSMYHYYRDNPNLPTIDTWTAFFDLFLKGDVVCGSWFDHFLSWEEHENDKNVLFLFYEDMKKDLPKVVKDISLFLGLNISDDDIQDICKKSSFSEMKSDTEKENSNPSHTVCALTSNRKLIFRKGTVGDWKNHFTPKQNQRFEEIFNEKMKLSKMAKSLTYEF; from the exons ATGTCCAACCCCAGTGAGGCAGAACTCATTCACATGTTTAAGGGGATTCCCTTTACCACCAGGTCTTCTCcagaacttttaaaatctttggaTACTTTTGATGCCAGAGAAGATGATGTCCTTTTGGTTTCCTATCCCAAATCTG GCACTCACTGGCTTGCAGGAGTTATAACAAAGCTTTACAATACCCAAGTTACACTAACATCTCCCATTGAATTTGGAGACATTTCCAAACTTGAGGAGCTGAATAAACTCTCATCAAAGAGAATCATTCCAACACACTTAGACTACAACATGTTACCTCCaaattttaagaataaaaaatgcaag ATGATCTACATCAGCAGAAATCCAAAAGATACTGCAGTTTCCATGTATCATTACTACAGAGATAACCCAAACCTTCCCACTATAGACACCTGGACTGCTTTCTTTGACTTGTTCTTAAAAGGAGATG ttgtctGCGGATCCTGGTTTGATCATTTCCTAAGTTGGGAAGAAcatgaaaatgacaaaaatgtaCTGTTTTTATTCTATGAAGACATGAAGAAG GATCTCCCTAAGGTTGTAAAGGACATTAGTTTGTTCTTGGGTTTAAACATCAGTGACGATGATATCCAAGACATCTGCAAGAAGTCCTCATTCTCAGAGATGAAAAGTGacacagaaaaggagaacagCAATCCCAGTCACACTGTTTGTGCACTGACATCCAACAGGAAGCTGATTTTCCGAAAAG GCACTGTTGGTGATTGGAAGAACCATTTCACTCCAAAACAGAATCAAAGGTTTGAGGAGATATTTAACGAGAAAATGAAGCTCAGCAAAATGGCGAAAAGTCTCACCTATGAATTTTAA